The following is a genomic window from Corvus cornix cornix isolate S_Up_H32 unplaced genomic scaffold, ASM73873v5 scaffold2, whole genome shotgun sequence.
CTCTTGTCCCTCCTGACAACTCACACCCCTGAGTTACTGTCCCAGGGGTGTGTTGGGAGCCCCAGAATCCTGCTGGGGTGTCCTGGGGGGTGGTCAGGGAATTTAGGGGGGGGGTCTTGGTGTTTTAAGGAGTCCCAGAACCCTGCTGGGGTGTTCCTGAGGGATCCTGGTCCCTGGGCTGGAGGGGGTCTCAGGGAATTCAGGGGGGGTCTCAGCgtggggtgtccctgggggatcctcagggctggggggggggtCTCAGGGGCTTTAGGGAGGTCTCAGTGTGGGGTGTCCCTGAGGGATCCTGGTCCCTGGGCTGGAGGGGGTCTCAGGGAATTTAGGGGCGTCTCAGTGTGTTAAGGAGCCCAGAACCCTGCTGGGGTGTCCCGGAGGGGTGCTCAGGGAAATTAGGGGGGGGTCTCAGtgtggggtgtccctgggggaTCCTCAGTGCTGGGGGGATCTCAGGGGCTTTAAGGGGGTCTCAGTGTGTTAAGGAGCCCAGAACCCTGCTGGGGTGTTGTAGAGGAATTCCTTGTGGAGCGGGGGCataggataccccaggagagcttgggcatcccagggctgttgcagaagtacccctgacggggcctcaggctgaagaCAGGCTTGCGAGGCACCTGCTAGCCAGCggccttgaacagccttgggaaaaggtacacactggtcagctcccccgctgcatagaggctttctcatgggaaaggggcgtgaacttggcaaagtataacttggtgtaaggaaaacagtaaaactggagcacgatgctcaaataGTATCGGTGCCCGTATCGTGTCTCCAGCTGGTTCCCCTGCACCCGGGACCCTCCCCCCCGCTAAAGGGTGTTCCTGGGGGGAACCTCATTGCTGGGGGGGTCCTCAGGGAATTTAGGGGGGGGTCTCAGtgtggggtgtccctggggaaTCCTCAGTGCTGGGGGGGTCTCAGGGGCTTTAAGGGGGTCTCAGTGTGTTAAGGAGCCCAGAACCCTgctggggtgtccctggggggGAACCTCATTGCTGGGGGGGTCCTCAGGGAATTTAGGGGGGGGTCTCAGtgtggggtgtccctggggaaTCCCcgtccctgggctggggcaccTGAGAGCACTGAGGGACTCCTGGGGGGTCCCTGACGCTGGGGGCAtcccggggctggggggacacgCAGGGTGACCCCCCCGGCCCTACCCGAGCCAATGAAGAAGCAGGAGGGTGACCCCCGGCCCTACCCGAGCTGATGAAGAAGCAGGAGGGTGACCCCCGGCCCTACCCGAGCTGATGAAGAAGCAGGAGGGTGACCCCTGGCCCTACCCGAGCCGATGAAGAAGCAGGAGGGTGACCCCCGGCCCTACCCGAGCCGATGAAGAAGCAGGAGGGTGACCCCCGGCCCTACCCGAGCCGATGAAGAAGCAGGAGGGTGACCCCCGGCCCTACCCGAGCCGATGAAGAAGCAGGAGGGTGACCCCCGGCCCTACCCGAGCCAATGAAGAAGCAGGAGGGTGACCCCCAGCCCTACCCGAGCCGATGAAGAAGCAGGAGGGTGACCCCCGGCCCTACCCGAGCCGATGAAGAAGCAGGTCTTGTGCATGCGGCCGATGAAGAGCTCGAGGCCGATGATGGCGTAGATGATGATGACGAAGAGCACGAGCAGCGCGATGTGCAGCAGCGGCACCATCGCCTTCATGATGGAGTTGAGCACGATGTGGAGGCCTGGGGGGGCACGGGGAGGGGTTGGCAGGAGGCTGGGGTGACCCCAAacccccccgctccccccgggGTCTCACTGGGGACGCCGGAGACGAGGCGCAGCGGCCGCAGCACGCGGAAGGCGCGCAGGGCCTTGACGTCGAAGCCGCCCGGCTTCCCGCTCATGTGGTGGGCATCGCCCGGCTTGTGGGACACCTGCTCCAGGATCACGCTGAACAGCCTGGGGGGACACCGGGGGTCACACAGCTCCGTCCCCCCCCGCTGTCCCCGTGCCTGGAACCCCCCTCACCCCACGATGACGATGACGAAGTCGAGCAGGTTCCAGCCGTTGCGGATGTAGGCGCTGGGGTGCAGCACCAGCCCGTAGGCGATGATCTTCAGGAACGTCTCCACCGTGAAGATGATGAGGAACACGTACTCCACCTGCTCCTGGGGGGGCATGGCAGGCGGGGTCAGcaccccctgctccaggggcGCACGGGGTCACCAGCCCCGCCCAGTGTCCCCTTCCCCTTTTGGGGACCCCCCTACCCTGACACCCTGACCCCTTCTCCAGGAGGACATTCTGGGACACCTCCGCCCCCCATCACTCACAGTGTCCCCTTTCCTGGGGATCAGGGACATTTGAAACCCCTCAGGGACCCCCCCACCCCTTCCAGCATCCCCTGGGGTCGGGAATGTTTGGGGATCCCCCTCCCAGCATCCCCTTCTCCTGAGGGACAAGGGACAGGGACGTTTGTCCCTTTTTGGGGACAAGAGACAGAGACACTTGGGAAACCCCCTGCACCCCCTTCGTTTTGGGGACAAGGACACTCGGGAACCCCACCAGCCCCCCTCACACCTCCCAGTGTCCCCTTCCCCTGGGTATAAGGGACAGGAACACTTCGGGACctcccctggccctgcacccCCTCAGCTTTCCCTTTGCCCGTGGACAGGGACATTTGGGGACACCCCTGACACCCCCCCGGAGTCCCCTCCCTTTGGGTGTCCAGGCACAGAGATATTCGGGGGGGTGTCCTGCCCCAGTGCCTCCTTCCTCGGGGTGACAAGGGACATTTGGgccccctccagccccctccCAGTGTCCCCTTTGTGGGTGACTGGGGCGGCTCAGCCGGGATTAGGCCCCCGCGGCTCCCCCGGCGCCGGCAAAGCGGATTAAGGCAGCGGCACGGGCGTGTGCCAAGGGACACGTGTGACACAGGGAcacccctgtccccacagcccccgACACCCCACAGTGCCACCCCCGGCGCCTCCAGACCCCCCAAAGTGgtcaccccccaccccccagcccAGTCCCGGGTGGATCTCAGTGCTGGGGTGGAACCCCCCTTTCCCAGCGTTCTCCCAGCACCCAACTGGGACCGGTGGGGGGGGGGGCTCCCCCCTTTCTGGGGGTCTGGGGGCTCTCACCAGGTTGTGGTTGGAGGCGTTGGAGTCATCCTCGGGGAAGGGGATGTAGACCCCCAGGGCCACGCAGTTGGCGAAGATGGTGGCGAGGATGAGGATGTCGAAGGGCCTGGGGGGAAGGGGGGCAGCAGGTGGGGGGGTCCCCAAGGCCCTCCAACCCCCCGAGCCCCCACTCACTTCCACTCCACGATGCTGATGGTGCCCCACAGACCCCCCGAGCCCCCCACTCACTTCCACTCCACGATGCTGATGGTGCCCCCAGACCCCCCGAGCCCCCCACTCACTTCCACTCCACGATGCTGATGGGGCCCCACAGACCCCCCGAGCCCCCCACTCACTTCCACTCCACGATGCTGATGGTGCCCCACAGACCCCCCGAGCCCCCACTCACTTCCACTCCACGATGCTGATGGGGCCCCCCAGACCCCCCGAGCCCCCCACTCACTTCCACTCCACGATGCTGATGGCCGCCCGGCGGATGGGGTTGTTGAGGCGGAGGCAGAAGAGGGCGCGGGGGGAGCGATGGACGCCCCCGGTGCCCCCCTGGCCCTTGTGCTTGGGGTGCGGGGGGcggcgctgccgctgccccgGGGGgtccccccgcccgcccccccTCGGCGCCGTCGCTGGAcccccagcccaggggctgccccATGGCCTCGGCCAAGGGGGGCAGCTCCTTGGGGCGGCCTGGGGAGGGGAACGGGGGGTCAGGAGTGGGTAGGGAACCCCCCCAAACCTTTCGGGACCCCCACAAACCCTCCTGCCCCCCCCCCAGGAGCCTGGGGCACCCCAGACGAACAGGGACCACGCCTGAACACCCCAATCCCATAGAGCAGAAACCCCTCCAAGTCCTTCTGGatcccccaaatccctcctgTCCTCCCCGAATTCCTCCCGGACGCCCCCCCAAATCTTCCTGGACATCCCCCCAACTCCCTCCAAGCCTGGGACCGCTTGGACACACAGTGACCACCCCTGAACACCTACATCCCATTGAGCCCCCCCCCAAACCTTCCTGGACACCCCCAACCCCTCCTGAAACCCCTCAAGCCCTCCTGGACCCCCCAAACCTTCCTGGACACCCCCAAGCCCTCTGGACCTCGAAATCTTCCTGGACCCCCTACCCTGCAAACCCTTCCAACGCCGGGACCCCCAGACACGCAGTGACCATCCCTGAACCCCCATCCCATAGACCAGGGCCCCCCCAGGACACTCGGGCACCCCCCAAGCCCTCAGGGACCCCCCCCTTGAATCCTCACTTTACCCAAGGCCCACCCAGGCCCCCCCCAGACTCACCCTCTCCGTTCTCCTCTGACTCCGACATGgtgggggggtttgggggtgtttCTGGAGGGTTGGGGGCACCTATGGGGGTGTTTGGGAGGGTTTGGGGTATCCTAGGAAGGGGGGAGGGTGGTCCAATGGACTTTCACGGGGATTTGTGGGGTCTGTTGGGGTTTGGGAGCATCGAGAGGATGGATGGGGGGGTCGGGGGGGGTCAGGGGTGTTTAGGGGGTTCAGGGGTGCTTAGGGGGGTTCGGGGAGTCTGTGGGGCACCGGGGCTCTCCAAGGCCTCCCCAGGGCTCGTCCCTGCTCGTCCCTGCCAGGGATTAACGGGGATTAACGGGGGGGTGAGGGGGCAGCACTGCCCACGTGTCCGGGAACACGCGTGGGAGAGGTCGGGATTGGGAGTgcggggctggggacagagtgaggggctggggacagaaGTGAGGGGTCGGGGTCACACccggggctggggacagagtgaggggctggggacagagtgaggggctggggacagagtgagGGGTCGGGGTCACACCCATGAGAGGGGTCGGGAACAGGCGTGTGAGGGACGCGCTGCCACCACTGCTCCCCTCACATCCCACGGGTGTCACAGTGTCCCCAAACAGGCGCCGTTTCCCCCTCAGACCCTGCAGGTGCCACTTCCACGGAATGACAGAATTGTTCAGGTCAGAACAAACCCTCAAACCCATTGAGTCAGGGggatggggaagcagaggtTAAATGATTTACTAAGAAGTTCTTTGTTAGAAGCGATGCATCCCGCTTGCCCAACACTTACTGTGCCTAccaaagcaggatgagaagaTAGGAGACTATtgataaagggaaggaatctTGACCAGACATCCTGTTTTTAACCTAAAACTAGCTCAAACCAGTCTTGAAGTTTGGACTTAGCCCAGGGACATAAAGGGCACGCGCAGGgaggaaaggtgaaaagttcaggatgaggaagaccctttacTTCATCTGAGGAAGACCCTTATTTCATCTCGGAGCCCCCTGCCCACGACCACCAGACAACACTGCGCAAGCACAACGCagatgtaaatgacttttgggctCATTTTAATACGAATCGAGGCTGGGCGGGGCCAGgtaatgaatatgtataggcGGATTGGGAAACTCAATGAATATGGAACTTGTAACCCGATAAATAccaagctgaatgcagctgtcggCGTGCATGGCTTTGGAGGAGCTATCGCCCATGTGTCCCAGCGCTGGAATAAACACACCTACTTTACTCCTTATTCCAGTAGCGGAGTCTTCCCCGCTCTTTTCCCTTCACCATCGGGTCCGACCGCTCCCTCAGCGCCGCCACGGCCACCGCTGAACTGAACCACGGCCACCACTGTCCCCAGGTGCTGCATGCTCGCGTTTCTCCCCTCGGCTGCCCCTCACAGGTGCCGCTTCCCCCATCACCCCTGACAGGCCCCATTTCCCCCCACCGCCCTCAGGGGCTCCGTGTCccccctcagctgcccctcCGACCCCACAGGGGACATTTCCCGCTCTGCCACCCCTCACGGGCACCGTTTTCGCCTCAGACACCGCGTGGGTGCCATTCCTTCCCCCCATGGGCTGCATCCCCCCATTGCTCCTTCCCCTCACATTCCCCATGAGGTCCATCGCCCTGAGTCAAGGCTCTAAGAGGTTAAAATTTTAGCTAACAGTTAGAAGAAATTTGCATTAATTAAGATAGAGTAGAGAAACAATGATTAGTGGATGCCTAAGCTAGGGCCAAGTGATGTATTATTTGCCATTATATTTTGGTTTAAGTTTTCTTTGTagaaggaaagaacaaatgAACTGTCATCAAAACAAATTGAAACCAATAGAGCCAAGAACAGCACCTGGGTTTTGTACTAATTAATCCAAAGTAGGAGATCTTGGGCTGTGCCAAGAGGTCACGAAGGGCTGCCAACAGCAAGGAGGTGAAAAGGTCACTGTGAGGAAGACATTCCTGACTTCATCTTTcaggaccactgacccaattcgAGACCACCGACCCAATTCCAGAGAGAAACTGCGCATGTGTGAAAGGCTAATGATCTCATTTTAATGCGGAGCGGGGGATGGGAGGTGCTGGGGCCATACAGGATGTAAAACTTTGAGTGATAAGTAGAGAACAAAGAACCTTGTACTTGGCTGGAATGTCTTCGGGAGGCTGCTGCCGTGCCGCCCGCCGGTGCCTGAATCAACACAGCACCGTCTAATTGTAATTAGTTAGAGGGGCTTTGTCCGTGGATATCGGCATTTAACGAATCATTCTGGTGACCCAGCCTGGAGAAAGCTCTGTTCGGCTGTGAGACCAGCCCGGGCGGGTGGACCCCTCGGGGCACCCCCGGGATATTCCTGGAGAGAGGGCTCCGCTGCCCGGATTGTCCATCCAGCAACAGACAAGGACTCCTGACTACTAAAACTCCGGACAATACGGTGTGTTTAAAGAAACTCCTGGAGCAGTGGAACAGTGACCTGTAAGGCGTACGCGTGGTCATGAAAGGCTGTTGGTCAGTCGGAGGGAGACGTCCCACGCACAGCTGGTGCCTGTGTAGTGTGCCTGCAAGCTGCACTGGTGTCCAGTGGCCGGCTAAAGGCCACTTGTGGAGCTGCGGTGCCGGGCCGGGGAGGCTCAGGCAGTGCCTGTCGGCAGAGGGGATTTTGCCGTTTGTTGTGCCGTGGAGGGCTTGGGTTTGGTTTGCTCGCAATTCGGGGCGAGCAGTTTTAAAGGCAAATCCTTGTTTGTTGTAGAGGGCACAGTTGTTTACGCTGTTGTGGGTGTGTTCTAAGTTTGCTGTGCCATAGAAAGCTTGTTTGCTCGCAATTCGGGGCTGGCAGTTGTTCAGGTAAATCCCTGTTTGTTGTGCCGTGGAGGGCTCGGGTGTTTATGTTGTGGGGAGCGTGTTTTAACTGTGTGAACTGATGTGTGAGGGTTTGTTGAGACGTGCTTAGCACAGAGCAAGAGAAGAGTTTGGAGCCACAACGAGGCGGCCGGAGAAAGACGAAGCGTGTATGGTGAATGTTTGAAAGTGAACgctgtgtgctgtgttttttaCTGTAATTGTGGGGTGTATATCTGGTTCCGAGGGGACGGTGTCGGCTGTTAACACCCGGTGTTCTCACTAACAGGGCCGGGGCCCTCAGAAGCGAGAGAGACGGCAGCATTTGCTGTCTGAGGTGTATTTTAAAGGTAATATCGCCATCCTGGGTCAAAAGTTATAATTGCAGCCTAAGCAAACAGGAAgtttaaatctattttaagCTGActagataaataaaaattcattcacCTCATCGGTTTGAGTTAGATCCCTAAGAATTCGCgaatggaaaattttatttgaaagttaTATCAAACCCTGAGAGGTAACTTGGTAGCTTTGGGTTGGGAGCAACCGGtagcaaaataaagaattttggAAAAGTGAGTGGAATAGCTTGTGTTTGTagaaatttctgtaatttttagtGTATTTACAGGCCAGCATTGTTTGTGCACATTATTGCAGTGTGGGTTTTGTACCAGACGTTATTATTGCTTTGTAACCCAGTGCAGAAAGTGTAGTCAGTATTGACAGCCCTTTAAGTTGATTTTAACCTGAGCTGTGGACTGTGCAGAAAGGGCTGTAAGAGAAAGTAATGGGAACCAGCCAGAGTAAAGAGATCCCTCAAACCAGTCCTTTGGGATGTATCCTGACACACTGGAAAGAATTAGTGGTGGTAAACCACAATTGGTTTTGAAAGCAGCAGGGAGTTTAGCAGAGGACGCTTGCAAAAACACCCAAATGAGAGTTAAGgatgtttttcctctccaagaTGCGCAGTGGGATCCTAATGATGACAGTGACATGGAAAGATCAGAGGGTTACCAAGATTTCATAGCAAAGGCACTGGAGAGGGCAGTTCCTAAAACCATGAACTGCTCAGCCCTATATGCAATTAAGCAAGGTCCCTCTGAAACACCCTCTGAGTTTTTAGGACATTTGCGAGATGCAATGCGTCGTCATACGACATTAGACCCCAAATCTGAGGAAGGGACGCAACACCTGGTGAGCTTATTTTTAGGACAATCTACAGGGGACGTTCGAcacaaacttcagaaaatacaggACCAACAGCACGGGATTTAGAGACTTTGCTAGAAGGAGCATGGAGCGTTTTTAGCAATAGAGAAGAAGGATGTAAGCAAGGGATGAGGAAATTAATAGCAatagtagaagaaaaagaaggagggGAACATGGGCAAGGACCACCCCGGTTAGGGAGAAATCAGTGCGCTTTTTGCAGGGAAATCGGACATTGGAAGAACCAATGCCCAGAACGAAGAAAAGGCGATCATCAAAGAAGAGAAGACCAAAAGAGGGAGGGGGTGGCTGCTCGTGCTAAAGAAGACTGAAGGGCACCGGAGGTTCCCAGCCTAGGGGACCCTCTGGTTCTAATTAAACTAGGgaaccaagaaaaagaaatggagttTTTAATAGACACAGGGGCAACATCCTCAGTGCTAAATAAAGCTTTAATGCCAAGAACAAATGATTCTGTTGCAGTGAGGGGAGCAACTGGTCAATCTGAAAGAGCACACTTCTGCAAACCATTGAAATAGAAACTTGGGAGACAACGGGGAATTCATACGTTTTTATACATGCCTAATGCTCCATCAGCACTTTTGGGAAGAGATTTACTGGAGCAACTAGAGgcaaaaatagtatttaaaaatggaGAAGTTCCTTTGGAGGTTAAAGATCAACAATCCATAGAATTGTTAAGTCTGATGTTGACAGCAAATGAAACCCAAAGttgaaaatgaagaagagaCTAGCAAGAAAATCATAGATCAAGTATTCCCTGGGGTATGGGCTTCTAACATAGCAGGGAGAGCAAAGAATGCACTCCCTGTACAAGTTAAGcttaaggaaggaaaacaaccaGTTAGAGTTAAACAATATCCTTTGAagaaggaaggcagggaaggaattAGCCCCATAACTGAAAACTTTCTGCAGATaggacttttaaaaatctgaattcaaTACTCCCATTTTACCTGTCAGAAAGCCTGATGGATCATACGGAATAGAACAGGATTTAAGAGCTGTTAATAAAACAACCGAGGACTTATACCCAGTGGTTGCTGACTCCAATACTTTATTAAATTGTTTAACACCTGAACTAACTTGGTTTACCGTTTTAGATTTAAAGGATGCTTTCTTTTGCCTTCCTCTCCATGAGGCCAGCCAGAAAATCTTTGCACTTGAATGGGAGAATCCCAAGACTGGATGCAAAGCTCAGCTCACATGGTCTGTGCTACCCCAAGGATTTAAAAACTCCCCCACAATATTTGGAGAACAGCTTGCAAGAGATCTGGAATCCTGGGAAGCCCCATCAGGAGGAGGACAGCTGTTCCATCCTCCTGATTGCTACTGAAACACCAGAGACGTGTGGAGTGGACAGTGAGCCTCCTAAACTCTTTGGGTTTACAGGGGTATCGAGTATCCCAGAAGAAAGCCCAAATGCTGAGGCAAACAGTTGTGTGCTTGGGCTGTGAGGTCACTGCTGGACAAAGAACTTTAGGACAGGATCAGAAAGAAGCAACATGCCAAActccaaaaccccaaacagtaAAGGAACTGAGAACCTTTCTGGGCATGACAGGGTGGTGCAGACTGTGGATTTACAATTGTGGGCTGTTGGTTAAACCCTTCTGTGCCTTGGTTGCGGAAGGAAACAGAGACCTTCAATGGACAAAAGAAGCAACACAAGCTTTTAACCAACTGAAGAAGGCCCTCATGTCAGCCTCAGCCCTGGCACTTCCAGCTGTGAGTAAAccattccttttgttttcccacaAAAAGCAGGGATTGCTTTGGGAATATTGGCACAAGACCTGGGCCCGTATTGCAGGGCAGTCGCCTGCCTCTCTGGATGCAGCAGCCCAGGCATGGCCAGGGTGCCTCAGAGCTGTCACAGCAGGGGCAGTGAACATCCAGGACGCAGCCAAGAGATGGCCAGGGTGCCTCAGAGCTGTCACAGCAGGGACACTGAACATCCAGGACGCAGCCAAGGGATGGCCAGGGTGCCTCAGAGCTGTCACAGCAGGGGCACTGAACATCCAGGACGCAGCCAAGGGATGgccaggtgccagagctgtcACAGCAGGGGCAGTGAACATCCAGGACGCAGCCAAGGGATGGCCAGGGTGCCTCAGAGCTGTCACAGCAGGGGCACTGAACATCCAGGACGCAGCCAAGGGATGGCCAGGGTGCCTCAGAGCTGTCACAGCAGGGGCAGTGAACATCCAGGACGCACACAAATTCACCCTGGGCCTGAAAATGACTGTGCTGGTGTCCCACACAGTGTCAGCGGTCCTGGGGGCAAAGGGCAGACCGTGGCTTTCCCCACGGAGATTCCTGAAGTACCAAACTGTAACGGTAGAACGAGATGATGCAGAAATGGTGGTAACTATTATTGTGAACCCAGCTTCCttcctcagtgggaatctgggAGAACCAGTGATCCATGAT
Proteins encoded in this region:
- the LOC120412198 gene encoding uncharacterized protein LOC120412198, yielding MLRQTVVCLGCEVTAGQRTLGQDQKEATCQTPKPQTVKELRTFLGMTGWCRLWIYNCGLLVKPFCALVAEGNRDLQWTKEATQAFNQLKKALMSASALALPAVSKPFLLFSHKKQGLLWEYWHKTWARIAGQSPASLDAAAQAWPGCLRAVTAGAVNIQDAAKRWPGCLRAVTAGTLNIQDAAKGWPGCLRAVTAGALNIQDAAKGWPGCLRAVTAGALNIQDAAKGWPGCLRAVTAGAVNIQDAHKFTLGLKMTVLVSHTVSAVLGAKGRPWLSPRRFLKYQTVTVERDDAEMVVTIIVNPASFLSGNLGEPVIHDCLETIKATYSSRLDLKATPLEDTETWFMDGSSGKRHAGYAGTTNREVTESGSSPTNTSAQKAAIIALTRALELAKGKKISIYTDSRYAFGVVHAHGAIWKERGLLNSQGKNIKHAQEIINC